A single bacterium DNA region contains:
- a CDS encoding MATE family efflux transporter — MLQSRDKIINRSPMSGLLFLAIPAVFSSLFYIIFEIVDMFWVGRLGAYAVAALSAGSFYVWMLRALAQTVATGALAMVARRSGEMDKQGVVKTASAAIISSVILSIITMIVFSAAAEPVFRLIGIEKSIAENATKYAQIFLSGMLFVYLMVTEEHIIRGMGNTRVPMMITGFSLLLNAGLDPIFIFHFKMGFQGAAVATVISHAVGSVLMTIALFIMLPDLKKNRYSLNRDFFKKYFFPMVKIGAPVSFSNTMFAAVYLVLAGIISHFGSDPLAAIGIGHRIESLPYFVAFGFAMGTATMVGQNLGAGQPQKAKESVFLALKLVSAILLLASVIFFFFPGYFYRFFINDIEVINYGKSYLKFIAVFEVFLALEVVLEGAFSGAGDTKPPMIIIFSLTLLRIPLAWFFSIALNLGVWAVWAVISATTFFKGILMLFWFNKGRWMEKKV; from the coding sequence ATGCTTCAGAGCAGAGATAAAATTATCAACAGGTCTCCTATGTCCGGGCTTCTTTTTCTTGCAATCCCTGCTGTTTTTTCCAGCCTGTTTTATATAATATTTGAGATTGTTGATATGTTCTGGGTCGGCCGACTCGGGGCCTATGCTGTTGCAGCCTTAAGCGCAGGCAGTTTTTATGTATGGATGCTCCGGGCTCTGGCTCAGACAGTTGCAACAGGTGCTCTTGCAATGGTAGCGAGAAGAAGCGGAGAGATGGATAAGCAGGGAGTTGTTAAAACAGCATCTGCTGCAATTATCTCTTCAGTAATTCTGTCAATAATTACAATGATTGTTTTTTCTGCAGCAGCAGAACCTGTCTTCAGATTAATCGGAATAGAAAAGTCCATTGCTGAGAATGCAACAAAATACGCACAGATTTTTCTGTCCGGTATGTTATTTGTCTATTTAATGGTAACAGAGGAGCATATCATAAGAGGTATGGGCAACACCCGCGTACCAATGATGATTACAGGCTTTTCTCTGCTGCTAAATGCAGGCCTGGATCCCATATTCATTTTTCATTTTAAAATGGGTTTTCAGGGTGCTGCTGTTGCAACTGTGATTTCTCACGCAGTAGGATCTGTTTTAATGACAATTGCTCTTTTTATTATGCTCCCTGATTTGAAAAAGAACAGGTACAGCCTTAACAGAGACTTTTTTAAAAAGTACTTTTTCCCCATGGTCAAAATAGGCGCTCCTGTATCTTTCAGCAATACAATGTTTGCGGCAGTATATCTTGTGCTTGCAGGTATCATATCTCATTTCGGCAGTGACCCTCTTGCTGCCATAGGAATAGGCCACAGAATAGAGTCTTTGCCATACTTTGTTGCTTTTGGATTTGCAATGGGAACAGCTACAATGGTAGGCCAGAACCTGGGAGCAGGGCAGCCGCAGAAGGCAAAGGAGTCCGTTTTTCTTGCATTAAAATTGGTCTCTGCAATACTGCTGCTGGCATCTGTGATATTTTTCTTTTTCCCCGGGTATTTCTACAGATTTTTTATAAATGATATTGAAGTTATAAATTACGGTAAAAGCTATCTTAAATTCATCGCAGTATTCGAAGTATTTCTTGCTTTGGAAGTTGTGCTTGAGGGAGCATTTTCAGGAGCAGGCGATACCAAACCTCCCATGATAATAATTTTTTCTCTTACACTGCTTAGAATTCCCCTTGCCTGGTTTTTCAGTATTGCCCTTAATCTCGGTGTGTGGGCAGTGTGGGCTGTAATTTCAGCTACTACCTTTTTTAAAGGGATTTTAATGCTGTTCTGGTTTAATAAAGGCAGGTGGATGGAGAAGAAGGTGTAA